AGATGGTGGCGCCGGGCCTGGGCCCCTGGAAGTACGTCGCCGGCTTCCTGTTCGCCGTGCTGCTCTACCTCTCCGTGCTGCTCCACGAGATCTCGCACGCCCTCATGGCGGCGCGCTACGGCTTCCCGGTCTCCTCGATCACCCTCCACTTCCTGGGCGGGATGACGGCCATCGAGGGGGAGGCCCGGCGTCCGCGCGAGGAGTTCATGATCGCCGTGGTCGGTCCGCTGACCTCGATCGCAGTCGGCGTGGCCGCGCTCGGCCTGTGGTTCGTCACGCCCGACGGGCTGCTCCTCCTCGCGGTCGAGGGCCTGGCCGGCGCCAACCTGCTGGTCGGGATCCTCAACCTGGTGCCCGGACTGCCGCTCGACGGCGGCCGGGTCCTCAAGAGCGGCGTGTGGAAGCTGACGGGCAGCGTCCACCGCGGCACGGTCGCCGCCGCGTGGGGCGGTCGGGTCACCGCCGTGGCGGCCCTGTGCTGGCCGCTGCTGATGGAGGCCACGCTGGGGTTCGAGCCCGACGTCATCGACTTCGCGCTCGCCTTCGTCATCGGGCTCTTCCTCTGGACCGGCGCGACCGCCGCGCTGAGCTCGGCGCGGCTCCGCAGCAGGTTGCCCGGCCTGGTGGCCCGGTCGCTGGCCCGGCGGACGCTCACCGTCCCCGAGGACCTCCCGCTCGCCGAGGCCGTACGCCGGGCGCGCGAGGCCCAGGCCGGCAGCATCGTGACCGTCACCGGCGCCGGCCGCCCGGTCGGGCTTGTCAACGAGACCGCCCTGGTGGCCACCCCCGAGGAACGGCGCCCGTTGGTGCCCGTCTCGACGGTGTCCCGGACCCTGGAGGAGGGGCTCACCCTGCCCGCGACCCTGATCGGCGAGGAGCTGGTCACCGCGATCGGCCGCAAGCCCGCCAGCGAGTACCTCCTCGTGGAGGGGGACGGTTCCCTCTACGGCGTGCTCGTCACCGCCGACGTCGAGAAGGCCTTCCGGGAGGCAGGTGCCCGTGGCTGAGCACGACGACCGCGTGTCGCCCGACGTGCCCACCGAGGCGTGGTCCGGCGTACACCGCGGCCCGCTGCGCGAGGGCGAGTGGGTGCGGCTCACCGACAGCAAGGGCAGGCGTCACAACTTCGAGCTGGTCGCCGGGAAGCGGTTCTTCTCCAACAAGGGCCACCTCGAGCACGACGAGCTGATCGGTCGTGACGAGGGCTTCACGGTCACCTCGAGCGCCGGGGGCGAGTACCTCGTCTTCCGCCCGCTGCTCTCCGAGTACGCCGTCTCCATGCCGCGCGGGGCAGCCGTGGTCTACCCCAAGGACTCCGCCCAGATCGTGGCGCTCGCCGACATCTTCCCCGGGGCCGACGTGGTGGAGGCCGGGGTCGGCTCCGGCGCGCTGACCTGCTCGCTGCTGCGGGCCGTCGGCCCGCACGGTCGCGTGTCGTCCTACGAGCGGCGCGAGGAGTTCGCCGACGTCGCGCGACGCAACGTGACCCAGTTCTTCGGGGGCGACCACCCGGCGTGGGCCCTCACCCTGGGCGACCTGGCCGAGGAGCTGCCGCGCAGCGGCGAGCGCGCCGACCGGGTCATCCTCGACATGCTCGCGCCGTGGGAGTGCCTCGACGCCGTGGCCGACGCGCTGCGTCCCGGTGGGATCGTGTGCGCCTACGTCGCGACCACCACGCAGCTCTCGCGGTTCGTGGAGACCGTCCGCGTCCAAGGCGGGTTCACCGAGCCCGCGGCCTGGGAGTCGCTGGTGCGCGACTGGCACGTCGAGGGGCTCGCGGTCCGGCCGGGCCACTCGATGATCGGGCACACCGCGTTCCTGGTCACCGCTCGCCGGATGGCGGCGGGGGAGCGGCCCCCGGTGAAGCGCCGACGGCCCGCTCCCGGCGCCTACGGGCCCGACTACGCCGGTCCCCGGCCCCCCGACCTGCCGCCGCAGGTGGCGGAGGAGACCCCCGGGGGCTGAGCCCGACGGATTTCCGTCTCGTGACCCGGGGCGTTGCCCCTTCCTTCGTCCCACCGCGCGGGTAGTGTCACAAGCGGAGGAGGTGACCAGAGATGTCAGCATCTGAAGGCATGTCCGGCGCAGGAGGTCGTTCGACCTCGGAGCTCATGGAGCAGGTGCGCTTCCTCGAGGCCGAGGTGGGCGACCTGCGTCGTCGGCTGGGCGACGCTCCCGGCCACTCGCGCGGCCTCGAGCTGAGGCTCGCCGACACCCAGCGGTCGCTCTCGGCCGTCACCGCGCAGAACGAGCGGCTGGCCCAGACCCTGCGCGAGGCCCGCGACCAGATCACCAAGCTCAAGGAGGAGGTCGACCGGCTCGCCCAACCGCCGGCGGGCTTCGGCACCTTCCTGCAGCGCAACGAGGACGACTCGATCGACGTCTTCACCGGCGGTCGCAAGCTGCGGGTGACCGCGAG
This genomic interval from Nocardioides euryhalodurans contains the following:
- a CDS encoding tRNA (adenine-N1)-methyltransferase, whose amino-acid sequence is MAEHDDRVSPDVPTEAWSGVHRGPLREGEWVRLTDSKGRRHNFELVAGKRFFSNKGHLEHDELIGRDEGFTVTSSAGGEYLVFRPLLSEYAVSMPRGAAVVYPKDSAQIVALADIFPGADVVEAGVGSGALTCSLLRAVGPHGRVSSYERREEFADVARRNVTQFFGGDHPAWALTLGDLAEELPRSGERADRVILDMLAPWECLDAVADALRPGGIVCAYVATTTQLSRFVETVRVQGGFTEPAAWESLVRDWHVEGLAVRPGHSMIGHTAFLVTARRMAAGERPPVKRRRPAPGAYGPDYAGPRPPDLPPQVAEETPGG
- a CDS encoding site-2 protease family protein, which encodes MSADHAPATPPEPRGQQDHRRPPGTIRIGSIAGTDVLVSSSWFLVAGLIAFVMAPRVEMVAPGLGPWKYVAGFLFAVLLYLSVLLHEISHALMAARYGFPVSSITLHFLGGMTAIEGEARRPREEFMIAVVGPLTSIAVGVAALGLWFVTPDGLLLLAVEGLAGANLLVGILNLVPGLPLDGGRVLKSGVWKLTGSVHRGTVAAAWGGRVTAVAALCWPLLMEATLGFEPDVIDFALAFVIGLFLWTGATAALSSARLRSRLPGLVARSLARRTLTVPEDLPLAEAVRRAREAQAGSIVTVTGAGRPVGLVNETALVATPEERRPLVPVSTVSRTLEEGLTLPATLIGEELVTAIGRKPASEYLLVEGDGSLYGVLVTADVEKAFREAGARG